The following nucleotide sequence is from Leopardus geoffroyi isolate Oge1 chromosome A1, O.geoffroyi_Oge1_pat1.0, whole genome shotgun sequence.
aaaatacaaataagatcACATCTCACCCCTGCTAAAAAATACCCCAGGGCCTTCCACTGTCTACAGGAAAATGGCCACGTTCCCTGCTGCGGTACAGGCCCTTCACCAAGTAACCCACCCACAAATTTTGTCTCCTCTACCTTCCCAGGGCCTCCCATCcctgtgtgggggggaggggtgcaccACAGCCAGACAGAAAGATGGGAGGTGGGttctgggaggggcagggccctACTGGAGCCTTTGGGTGCTCCAGGGGAAGCTGTCTTAGACCGGCCCCAACCCAGCAGGGGGCTGGGTACCACAGTCCAGACTTCCTACCAAGAGAATGTTTCATGTTCTAGCAATGCCTTGGTTGACttgcccttttgtttttctgggttctctgGCATTGTTCCTTCCGAAAAATCCCACTGGTGCTGAGAAAGGAATTTCAGCCCACACGGCAGCTAAGGAACCGTGTGGTGCTGGGGCATGGATTCCTCCACTCCCCAACACACATGCCCAGCAGCTGCGCACACAGGCACATGGCACGGCCTCCCACCGACCATGACCATGGAAGGAGCTACATACAGCCAAGGTAaagggcccccacccccaaccatccACAATCCTCTAGACCCAGGCCAGGGACAGGCCCAGTGTATCACCCAGGGCCTCCTTgtagaaaatgtgattttattctgAGGGAGGCCAATGTCCCcgtcccagcctccctccttcaCGCCTGCCCTTCTGCATCACCAGGCCTTTGGTCCCCCAGCCTCCTTCTCTGGGCCACATCTACTCCAGGGAGCAGGGCGGGGCCCTGCCGAGGTGCTCCTCTGCCAGGAGGGCACCCTATCCAGCCCACAGCAGCGCTGGACCCCTCCTCTCGGTGGGCCTCCCCACTCCTGGCTGGCCTCAGCAGCTCCTGCCCCCAACCAGTGTAAGGAAGGAGCCAGCCCTCTCAGCGCGGGCTCGTCCAAGCCGCTTTCTGGCGGTGCTTCTGCAGCCCGCTCACCCCCTGGCTTCAGATCTTGGAGGACTCCAGCCGAGGACTCCAGGGTGCTGGGGGCTCCCGCAGCGCCCGCAGCTCTTGTTCCAGCGCCTGGTTGCGGCGGTACATGTCCAGGTAGCCTCCTTGGATCTCCCGCTGGTAGCGCAGcaccctttccttctcctcctgccaCGTCCGCCGCTCCCGCTCAAAGCATAGTGCCTGCTCCTGGGCGCGGAGCCGCTCTTGCACCAGCTGGGCCCGTAGCTGCTCGGCGCCACCTGCGGCCTCGCTGCTGCCACCCGCCTCCCCCAGCAGCCCCCTGCTCTTGCAGTCGTCGGTCTCACAGCTGCCCTGGGCTTCCTCCCGAGGGCCCTGCTCCTGCAGGCTCCGCACGGCCTCGCGCAGCTGGGCCAGCTCTGCGTCCTGGGCCTGCGCCTGCGCCCGGCTGCCCCGAAGTTGCGTCTTGAGGCTGAAGATCTCGGCCAGCTTCTGCGCCAGCTCGGCCTGAGCCTCCCGCAGCTGCTGCTTCAAGAGGCTAATCTCCGCCGTCTTCTGGCacacctgggtggggaggggcggggaacaAGATGGGCAAGAGCCAAACAAAGTGGGTAAGACCAGGAGCCAGCAGAGGGTGGGACCCCACAGGTGGCAAAGAGGACATAAAAAGTTTCTGTATGCCCAATTTCTCACCTCCCATCGGGCTTCCTCCTCTGGTCGGGTGTTAGGGTCAGCATCCAGGAGGGCACCGGGGGGCCGAGGCTCAGGGCCCAGGCCCTGCTGTGCCCGGAGCTCTTTGCGCAGCCGCCGCTGCTCCTGCTGGGCCATGAACAGCTGGAGCTGGAGGTTGCGCTCACTGCGCTCTGCCTTCTGAGCCACCTCGTGCAGCCTCTCCACATACAGGCGCTTCAGCTCGGACAGCCACAGCCGCTGGCGCTCTTCCAGCACCTGCCAAGGGGACGAGGCGCCTGCCATGCGGGAATATCCCACACGCGGACCACCCAACCCCCCCTCGCTCCTGAACACCAACTGCCAGCCCCTCCACAACACTTCAGCTGCAACTGGAGGTGAAGTGCCTGCCAAGACTGCCCAGGgagtctctcttcctcccttccacgCAACTCCTAGCAAGGGCCACCAGTGACATGACATTCCCATCACATGGGGGCTGGGGAACCGAATCAACTCCATCTTCCTTACTCTCTTGTGCCCAGAGCTACGTAAGTGAACTGGCTGGGGACCCTTCTGTGTGTCCTGTACTCCAATGCCAAGGGACAGAACAGGACCCCAGAGCAGGGGGAGCCCTCACCTGTGTGAAAGGGTTGGAGCCATCCTCATCACCGAGGCCTCTCTTGAGATCTTCACAGGTGTCGGGAAGCAGGGCCACCACCTCCTCGGCGGAGGGGCAGGAGAACTCATAGGGGGGCGGTGGCTCGGGCAGGCAGCTCAGCATCGCCAGTGGCCCAGCCTCCTTGGGGACCCGGGAGGCCCGGTCCAGGGAGCCCCCAAGGTGGTTAATGTGGCTCAAAGAGGAGCTGAAGGGGCCAGAACCAGTGCCAGGACTGCGGCCAAAACTGCCCCCGCTGGAGGAGTCAGACAGGCTGGGCTCGGGCTCGGGGCCGCCCTCATCCAGGCTGAGCGCATGCAACAGCTGGGCCCGGGCCTGTGCCTGGCTGGTCCGGGGCCCTGGGCTCAGGGG
It contains:
- the N4BP3 gene encoding NEDD4-binding protein 3, which encodes MATALGPAGIAMGSVGSLLERQDLSPEELRAALAGPRGSRQPDGLLRKGLGQRELLSYLHLPKKDSKTAKRAPRNESADYTTLYYREHPRAGDFSKTSLPERGRFDKCRIRPSVFKPVAGAGKGFLSMQSLAAHKGQKLWRSNGSLHTLACHPPLSPGPRTSQAQARAQLLHALSLDEGGPEPEPSLSDSSSGGSFGRSPGTGSGPFSSSLSHINHLGGSLDRASRVPKEAGPLAMLSCLPEPPPPYEFSCPSAEEVVALLPDTCEDLKRGLGDEDGSNPFTQVLEERQRLWLSELKRLYVERLHEVAQKAERSERNLQLQLFMAQQEQRRLRKELRAQQGLGPEPRPPGALLDADPNTRPEEEARWEVCQKTAEISLLKQQLREAQAELAQKLAEIFSLKTQLRGSRAQAQAQDAELAQLREAVRSLQEQGPREEAQGSCETDDCKSRGLLGEAGGSSEAAGGAEQLRAQLVQERLRAQEQALCFERERRTWQEEKERVLRYQREIQGGYLDMYRRNQALEQELRALREPPAPWSPRLESSKI